A section of the Pochonia chlamydosporia 170 chromosome 2, whole genome shotgun sequence genome encodes:
- a CDS encoding endo-1,3(4)-beta-glucanase (similar to Metarhizium acridum CQMa 102 XP_007815589.1), which produces MHFSGHFAALAGTVLFAAGLTQANYNIDTTYDNTNFFNSFDFFTDKDPTEGFVEYVNSQTANQQGLAGYAKGGIFMGVDFKTKNPAKGRKSVRVTSKKSFTRGLFIADIAHMPGSICGAWPAYWMFGPQWPNSGEIDILEGVNAQTKNSITLHTKPGCYISNEGTLASTKFASANCGASGTSAGCGQHTADTQNYGDGFNAIGGGVYATEWTSDHIAVWFFPRSKIPQDIQSGKPNPASWGTPLARFLGGNTCNIDNHFKDNQIVFDTTFCGAWAGSPQVWGSDPKCSALAPTCQQYVSGNPEAFAEAYWVVNSVKVYQKGSGNGNGTNPTQQPQPQPSPTKVWTQPQTQPTGLPQQPTVQPQPQPTQTYNAPPPPAQTTQKAPQPQPTPSWNGRIWNGAPQPESGANSQPPPPPPPKQDNSWNGQVWNGGGWNAKRETRMVAKRFAA; this is translated from the coding sequence atgcacTTCTCGGGCCactttgctgccttggctggcACTGTGCTATTTGCCGCTGGGCTTACCCAGGCAAACTACAACATCGACACCACTtacgacaacaccaactttTTCAATAGCTTCGACTTCTTCACCGACAAGGATCCCACTGAGGGCTTCGTCGAATATGTCAATAGCCAGACTGCCAACCAACAGGGCCTCGCTGGATACGCCAAAGGTGGAATTTTCATGGGTGTTGacttcaagaccaagaacccTGCCAAAGGTCGCAAGTCGGTTCGGGTGACTTCGAAAAAGTCCTTCACTCGTGGTTTGTTCATTGCCGACATTGCGCACATGCCTGGCAGTATCTGCGGTGCATGGCCGGCGTATTGGATGTTCGGTCCTCAGTGGCCCAACTCTGGTGAGATTGACATTCTCGAAGGCGTCAACGCTCAAACCAAGAACTCCATCACTCTACACACAAAGCCTGGCTGCTACATTTCCAATGAAGGCACCCTGGCATCTACCAAGTTTGCATCTGCGAACTGTGGCGCCTCTGGTACCTCAGCAGGTTGCGGACAGCACACCGCCGATACCCAAAACTACGGCGACGGGTTCAACGCCATTGGGGGTGGTGTTTATGCCACTGAATGGACTTCTGATCACATTGCCGTCTGGTTCTTTCCTCGATCCAAGATCCCCCAGGATATTCAGTCTGGGAAGCCCAATCCCGCCTCGTGGGGAACTCCACTTGCTCGGTTCCTGGGCGGGAATACCTGTAACATTGACAACCATTTCAAGGACAACCAGATTGTCTTTGACACCACCTTTTGCGGAGCCTGGGCAGGAAGCCCCCAAGTCTGGGGCTCGGATCCTAAATGCTCTGCTTTGGCCCCAACCTGCCAGCAATATGTGTCTGGTAATCCCGAGGCCTTTGCTGAGGCTTACTGGGTTGTTAACTCTGTCAAGGTTTACCAGAAAGGTTctggcaacggcaacggaaccaacccaactcaacaacctcaacctcagccCTCTCCCACAAAGGTTTGGACTCAACCTCAGACTCAGCCAACTGGACTTCCACAACAGCCAACTGTCCAGCCGCAACCCCAGCCTACCCAGACTTATAACGCTCCGCCCCCGCCAGCTCAGACAACTCAGAAAGCTCCTCAGCCCCAGCCTACACCATCGTGGAACGGACGAATTTGGAACGGGGCACCACAGCCCGAATCAGGAGCCAActctcaaccaccacctcctcctccacccaaGCAGGACAACTCGTGGaatggccaagtttggaacGGGGGTGGCTGGAACGCCAAGAGAGAAACGCGGATGGTAGCTAAGCGCTTTGCTGCGTGA
- a CDS encoding short chain dehydrogenase (similar to Colletotrichum fioriniae PJ7 XP_007600200.1), translating to MTFPYKCVLITGATSGIGLALAETIINNGSFVIAVGRRQDRLDQLVHKHGSDKLAAECFDISQIENLPDWTTSLLSKYPNLDAVLLNAGFQHRVNLLAPSPSLLPDITSELHTNYLSPLHTSILLLPHLQTLSKTHPTALIFVSSGLALVPSVLVPTYSAGKAALHSLSWCFRAQLADAFPGLRVVEIIPPAVQTELHTLQGLPAFGMPLEEFVEEAWRGLVSGREEVAVGMARESAERVEGERRMAFERFTSMVKGAGVAKGKDD from the exons ATGACTTTCCCATATAAATGCGTCCTCATCACCGGCGCCACATCAGGCATCGGCCTCGCCCTCGCCgaaaccatcatcaacaacggctCTTTCGTCATTGCCGTCGGCAGAAGACAAGACCGTCTAGACCAACTCGTCCACAAACACGGCAGTGACAAACTCGCCGCCGAATGCTTCGACATAAGTCAAATCGAAAACCTCCCAGACTGGACAACAAG CCTCCTCTCAAAATACCCCAACCTCGACGCCGTCCTCCTCAACGCCGGCTTCCAGCACCGcgtcaacctcctcgcccCCTCGCCCAGCCTCCTCCCAGACATCACGTCCGAACTACACACAAACTACCTCTCCCCGCTACAcacctccatcctcctcctgccGCACCTGCAGACCCTCTCGAAGACGCACCCCACCGCCCTGATATTCGTGTCCTCGGGCCTGGCGCTCGTGCCGTCCGTCCTCGTGCCGACCTACTCTGCTGGCAAGGCGGCGCTTCACTCGCTGTCGTGGTGTTTCCGTGCGCAGCTGGCGGATGCGTTTCCTGGGCTTCGCGTCGTGGAGATTATTCCGCCGGCGGTGCAGACGGAGCTGCATACCTTGCAGGGTTTGCCGGCGTTTGGGATGCCgttggaggagtttgtggaggaggcgtGGCGTGGGTTGGTGAGTGGGCGGGAGGAGGTTGCGGTTGGGATGGCGAGGGAGTCGGCTGAGAGGGTGGAGggggagaggaggatggcTTTTGAGAGGTTTACGAGTATGGTGAAGGGGGCTGGTGTTGCGAAGGGGAAGGATGATTGA
- a CDS encoding alpha-1,6-mannosyltransferase subunit (similar to Coccidioides immitis RS XP_001247675.1) → MSCPGTPATSMSLSRSPSPVPGGGWSSPGLNINSGRSSPANAPTSGPVHWESAKMRHLGPNGYPSFATHNQGFFTRHMRRISSSLPRFNSSNTDSRHGGRDKPNRGQWPGQNIPLIGRIRSIFGRMGRKLKIRLLIVLIFLLCLYIFYHSPLVHLYRRANWGGGGSKFVIILAANVGGGVMEWKGAREWAIERDSVRNKRKYATRWGYDLEIVDMKTRKKYAHEWRESWEKVDYVRSAMRKYPNAEWFWWLDLNTYVMEPSYSLQDHLFNNLQSNVYRDINEYNPLNITHPLTYPYLDQSALSAVGDGNVNSVNMLLSQDCAGFNLGSFFMRRSAWTERLLDVWWDPVAYEQKHMAWEHKEQDALETLYENHAWVREHTGFLPQRKINSFPPAACGDGSGKNNTRFHYNQYERDFVVNMAGCEWGRDCWGEMYHYREFSYWLNRNPWERFKEDLIAVIWFKLTGKWVKL, encoded by the exons ATGTCGTGCCCAGGTACTCCAGCTACTTCAATGTCCTTATCGCGTAGTCCATCACCGGTGCCCGGTGGTGGATGGTCCAGCCCTGGCTTGAATATCAACAGCGGCAGATCAAGTCCAGCCAACGCTCCCACTTCTGGCCCCGTACACTGGGAATCCGCAAAGATGCGACATCTCGGCCCCAATGGCTACCCGTCGTTTGCGACACATAATCAAGGATTTTTCACTCGTCATATGCGACGCATATCAAGCAGCCTTCCTCGATTCAACTCCAGCAATACAGATTCACGACATGGCGGCAGGGACAAACCGAACCGCGGACAGTGGCCAGGTCAGAATATTCCTTTAATTGGCAGAATACGTTCCATCTTCGGCCGCATGGGTCGAAAGCTGAAGATCAGACTGCTCATTGTCTTAATCTTTTTGCTTTGCCTATACATATTTTACCATTCTC CCCTTGTACATTTGTATCGAAGGGCCAATTGGGGTGGTGGAGGCTCAAAgttcgtcatcatcctcgctgCCAATGTGGGAGGTGGTGTAATGGAGTGGAAGGGAGCTCGTGAATGGGCAATTGAGCGCGACAGTGTACGAAACAAGCGAAAATACGCCACCAGATGGGGTTACGACCTCGAAATCGTCGACATGAAGACTAGAAAGAAGTATGCTCACGAATGGCGAGAAAGCTGGGAAAAGGTTGATTACGTTCGAAGCGCCATGAGGAAATACCCCAACGCTGAATG GTTTTGGTGGCTCGATCTGAACACGTATGTAATGGAGCCCTCGTACTCTCTGCAGGACCATCTCTTCAACAACCTGCAAAGCAACGTGTACCGCGACATCAACGAATATAATCCGCTCAACATCACTCATCCGCTTACGTATCCGTATCTTGATCAATCCGCTTTGAGCGCAGTGGGAGACGGCAACGTCAACTCGGTGAATATGCTTCTCTCTCAGGATTGCGCCGGGTTCAACTTGGGCTCCTTCTTCATGCGCCGTAGTGCCTGGACTGAGCGCCTTTTGGACGTCTGGTGGGATCCAGTGGCTTACGAGCAGAAACACATGGCATGGGAGCACAAAGAGCAGGATGCTTTGGAGACACTCTACGAGAATCACGCTTGGGTGCGGGAACACACCGGTTTCCTACCCCAGCGAAAGATCAACAGTTTCCCTCCCGCCGCATGTGGCGATGGCAGCGGCAAGAACAACACTCGATTCCACTACAATCAGTATGAGCGTGACTTTGTTGtcaacatggctggttgTGAATGGGGCCGAGACTGTTGGGGCGAAATGTACCACTATCGAGAGTTCAGTTATTGGCTGAACAGAAATCCCTGGGAGCGTTTCAAGGAAGATTTGATTGCTGTCATCTGGTTCAAACTGACAGGCAAATGGGTTAAGCTATGA